The following proteins come from a genomic window of Hoplias malabaricus isolate fHopMal1 chromosome 15, fHopMal1.hap1, whole genome shotgun sequence:
- the LOC136667907 gene encoding uncharacterized protein isoform X2, whose product MTFFRPTFLQPRIEDRRFIEGPTVFFSHDLPSASAGVHFMAVQPVFHRYGPETHIYPGFLRPVGMLYTPCAAGWLPLQHPSAVNIWQQQLFSRCLPQQHCSQLFSVETGRKRNRGLSEDEEVFSVFEPPCRRPRLSSSEDSTTSDAAVDEEEDLLLPDEVVELLDEEPGIWELAEEIISLLDEVPGIWEEGFSAAI is encoded by the exons ATGACCTTCTTCAGACCGACGTTTCTCCAGCCTAGGATTGAGGACCGTCGCTTCATCGAGGGACCGACTGTTTTCTTCAGTCACG ACCTGCCTTCTGCCTCAGCTGGGGTCCACTTTATGGCAGTCCAGCCAGTTTTCCATCGTTATGGCCCGGAGACCCACATCTATCCAGGTTTCCTCCGTCCTGTTG GTATGCTCTACACCCCCTGTGCAGCTGGCTGGCTGCCCCTTCAACATCCCTCAGCTGTTAACATCTGGCAGCAGCAGCTCTTCAGCCGGTGTCTcccccagcagcactgcagtCAGCTCTTCAGCGTGGAGACAGGGAGGAAGAGGAACAGGGGGCTCTCTGAGGACGAAGAGGTATTCTCTGTGTTTGAACCCCCTTGCAGGAGACCCCGCCTCAGCTCCTCGGAAGACTCCACCACCTCTGACGCAGCTGTGGATGAGGAGGAAGACCTGCTCCTTCCTGACGAGGTTGTAGAGCTGTTGGATGAGGAACCAGGAATTTGGGAGCTGGCAGAAGAAATCATCAGTCTTCTGGATGAAGTTCCTGGTATCTGGGAAGAGGGCTTCTCTGCAGCTATTTGA
- the LOC136667907 gene encoding uncharacterized protein isoform X3 codes for MAVQPVFHRYGPETHIYPGFLRPVAVAQSLFVAPADIHFNAPTSAGMLYTPCAAGWLPLQHPSAVNIWQQQLFSRCLPQQHCSQLFSVETGRKRNRGLSEDEEVFSVFEPPCRRPRLSSSEDSTTSDAAVDEEEDLLLPDEVVELLDEEPGIWELAEEIISLLDEVPGIWEEGFSAAI; via the exons ATGGCAGTCCAGCCAGTTTTCCATCGTTATGGCCCGGAGACCCACATCTATCCAGGTTTCCTCCGTCCTGTTG CCGTAGCACAGAGTCTCTTTGTGGCACCAGCAGATATTCATTTTAACGCCCCAACGTCTGCAG GTATGCTCTACACCCCCTGTGCAGCTGGCTGGCTGCCCCTTCAACATCCCTCAGCTGTTAACATCTGGCAGCAGCAGCTCTTCAGCCGGTGTCTcccccagcagcactgcagtCAGCTCTTCAGCGTGGAGACAGGGAGGAAGAGGAACAGGGGGCTCTCTGAGGACGAAGAGGTATTCTCTGTGTTTGAACCCCCTTGCAGGAGACCCCGCCTCAGCTCCTCGGAAGACTCCACCACCTCTGACGCAGCTGTGGATGAGGAGGAAGACCTGCTCCTTCCTGACGAGGTTGTAGAGCTGTTGGATGAGGAACCAGGAATTTGGGAGCTGGCAGAAGAAATCATCAGTCTTCTGGATGAAGTTCCTGGTATCTGGGAAGAGGGCTTCTCTGCAGCTATTTGA
- the LOC136667907 gene encoding uncharacterized protein isoform X1, translating to MTFFRPTFLQPRIEDRRFIEGPTVFFSHDLPSASAGVHFMAVQPVFHRYGPETHIYPGFLRPVAVAQSLFVAPADIHFNAPTSAGMLYTPCAAGWLPLQHPSAVNIWQQQLFSRCLPQQHCSQLFSVETGRKRNRGLSEDEEVFSVFEPPCRRPRLSSSEDSTTSDAAVDEEEDLLLPDEVVELLDEEPGIWELAEEIISLLDEVPGIWEEGFSAAI from the exons ATGACCTTCTTCAGACCGACGTTTCTCCAGCCTAGGATTGAGGACCGTCGCTTCATCGAGGGACCGACTGTTTTCTTCAGTCACG ACCTGCCTTCTGCCTCAGCTGGGGTCCACTTTATGGCAGTCCAGCCAGTTTTCCATCGTTATGGCCCGGAGACCCACATCTATCCAGGTTTCCTCCGTCCTGTTG CCGTAGCACAGAGTCTCTTTGTGGCACCAGCAGATATTCATTTTAACGCCCCAACGTCTGCAG GTATGCTCTACACCCCCTGTGCAGCTGGCTGGCTGCCCCTTCAACATCCCTCAGCTGTTAACATCTGGCAGCAGCAGCTCTTCAGCCGGTGTCTcccccagcagcactgcagtCAGCTCTTCAGCGTGGAGACAGGGAGGAAGAGGAACAGGGGGCTCTCTGAGGACGAAGAGGTATTCTCTGTGTTTGAACCCCCTTGCAGGAGACCCCGCCTCAGCTCCTCGGAAGACTCCACCACCTCTGACGCAGCTGTGGATGAGGAGGAAGACCTGCTCCTTCCTGACGAGGTTGTAGAGCTGTTGGATGAGGAACCAGGAATTTGGGAGCTGGCAGAAGAAATCATCAGTCTTCTGGATGAAGTTCCTGGTATCTGGGAAGAGGGCTTCTCTGCAGCTATTTGA